The following proteins come from a genomic window of Oscillatoria sp. FACHB-1407:
- a CDS encoding metal ABC transporter ATP-binding protein, with translation MRETVLTVEQLTVYRETYAAVKNVSFSLEAGTDTAIVGPNGAGKSTLVQAILGILPRQSGDVFILGQPLSRTGSLPRSIRQQIAYLPQNFLFDRRIPITVEELVGLGWDRLGFQLPWTNSRKRRHAIREALSRVDVNHLRHQPISGLSGGETKRVLLAYCLVHPRRLLILDEAPAGLDMRGESEFYQLLYQLKHEQGWAILQISHDLEMVRRHCDRVLCLNQTLLCQGIPEVTLSPDNLSSAYGSEFVRYQHHH, from the coding sequence TTGAGAGAAACCGTACTCACCGTTGAGCAATTAACCGTCTATCGAGAAACCTACGCGGCGGTAAAGAATGTGTCGTTTTCACTAGAAGCGGGAACGGACACAGCGATCGTGGGTCCAAACGGTGCGGGTAAAAGTACACTGGTTCAGGCGATTCTGGGAATTCTACCGCGTCAGTCAGGGGATGTTTTTATCCTGGGTCAACCGCTCAGTCGTACGGGTTCCCTCCCTCGCTCTATTCGTCAGCAGATTGCTTATCTGCCCCAAAACTTCCTGTTCGATCGCCGCATTCCCATCACGGTCGAAGAACTTGTCGGGTTGGGGTGGGATCGTCTGGGTTTTCAACTTCCCTGGACAAACTCCAGAAAACGGCGTCATGCGATTCGAGAAGCATTGTCAAGAGTGGATGTAAACCATCTCCGCCATCAGCCAATTAGTGGGCTTTCAGGCGGTGAAACAAAGCGAGTTTTGCTGGCGTATTGTCTGGTGCATCCGCGCAGGTTGCTCATTCTTGATGAGGCTCCTGCTGGCTTGGATATGCGCGGCGAATCTGAGTTTTATCAACTGCTGTATCAACTCAAGCATGAGCAAGGCTGGGCAATTTTGCAAATTTCTCATGATTTAGAGATGGTGCGACGACATTGCGATCGCGTCCTATGCCTCAATCAAACCTTACTATGTCAAGGCATTCCAGAAGTAACACTCTCCCCCGATAATCTCTCCTCGGCTTATGGGTCTGAGTTTGTTCGATATCAACATCATCATTGA
- a CDS encoding four helix bundle protein, whose amino-acid sequence MGGKIQSYRDLEVWQQGMTLAEACYHLTKTFPKEEVYGFVGQIRRAAVSIPANIAEGYGREYRNEYIQFLRIAQGSLKELETHLLLAVRVDLISIQIAQPILDHCESTGKLLRALLRALQKT is encoded by the coding sequence GTGGGTGGGAAGATTCAGTCTTATCGAGATTTAGAGGTTTGGCAACAAGGGATGACTTTGGCAGAGGCTTGTTATCACCTGACAAAGACTTTTCCAAAGGAAGAAGTCTATGGCTTCGTTGGACAAATTCGTAGAGCAGCAGTTTCAATCCCTGCCAATATTGCTGAAGGATATGGACGAGAATATCGAAACGAGTACATTCAGTTTCTTCGCATTGCTCAAGGCTCCTTAAAGGAACTAGAAACCCATCTTTTGTTGGCTGTTCGTGTTGACTTGATCTCTATACAAATAGCGCAACCAATTCTGGATCATTGTGAGTCTACTGGAAAATTACTTCGTGCCCTCCTCCGCGCTCTACAAAAAACCTAA
- the dinB gene encoding DNA polymerase IV: MSTLRKIIHVDMDAFFASVEQRDRPELRGKPIVVGGTPEQRGAVAAASYEARHYGIHSAMPSRVALQRCPHVIFVKPRFDVYRTVSQQIREIFHRYTDLIEPLSLDEAYLDVTQNKRDIPFAITIATEIKQAIVQETQLTASAGVSINKFLAKIASGLNKPNGLTLIAPDRAEAFVEALPIEKFYGVGAATAAKMKDLGIHLGADLKRWSEEALTHHFGKAGHYYYRVARAQDDRPVNPNRIRKSIGAERSFAEDLSDVDLMCDQLKQIAEEVQERMDKHRRYGYTLTLKVKYENYQQITRSRTVNTLLSKADEIRAIAQELLITHLEHDRAVRLLGITISGLVEPTKTVRYVQLAFDLSPSVRQ; this comes from the coding sequence ATGTCTACGCTCCGCAAAATCATTCACGTTGATATGGATGCCTTCTTTGCGTCAGTCGAGCAACGCGATCGCCCAGAGTTGCGTGGCAAACCCATCGTCGTAGGAGGCACACCCGAACAGCGGGGAGCCGTCGCCGCAGCCAGTTATGAGGCACGTCACTATGGCATTCACTCGGCAATGCCGTCACGAGTTGCGTTACAACGCTGCCCTCATGTCATCTTTGTCAAACCTCGCTTCGATGTCTATCGAACGGTATCTCAACAGATTCGTGAGATCTTTCATCGCTACACGGATCTGATCGAACCGCTATCACTGGATGAAGCCTATCTAGATGTCACGCAAAACAAACGAGATATTCCCTTTGCTATCACAATTGCTACAGAGATTAAGCAAGCCATTGTGCAGGAAACCCAATTAACTGCATCGGCAGGAGTTTCCATCAACAAATTTCTGGCTAAAATCGCCTCTGGCTTAAACAAACCCAATGGTTTGACCCTGATCGCTCCAGACCGGGCGGAGGCATTTGTTGAGGCACTTCCCATTGAGAAGTTCTATGGGGTTGGAGCCGCAACCGCCGCCAAAATGAAAGATTTGGGAATTCACCTTGGAGCAGATTTAAAGCGGTGGTCAGAAGAGGCGTTAACTCACCATTTTGGCAAAGCAGGACACTACTATTACCGCGTTGCCAGAGCACAGGACGATCGCCCCGTTAACCCAAACCGGATTCGTAAATCCATTGGAGCAGAGCGATCGTTTGCGGAGGATTTGAGTGATGTAGACCTGATGTGTGATCAACTCAAACAGATTGCAGAAGAAGTGCAGGAGCGGATGGATAAACACCGTCGCTATGGCTATACTCTGACGTTGAAGGTGAAGTACGAAAACTATCAACAAATTACCCGGAGTCGCACAGTCAACACCCTGCTATCTAAAGCAGACGAAATTAGGGCGATCGCCCAGGAACTTCTCATCACTCACCTGGAGCACGATCGAGCCGTGCGGCTTTTGGGCATCACGATTTCGGGGTTGGTAGAACCCACAAAAACCGTTCGTTATGTACAATTGGCGTTTGACCTGTCCCCCTCTGTTCGGCAGTAG
- a CDS encoding bluetail domain-containing putative surface protein has translation MSAEYHNLAAGAFTQDWSNTGLITTNADWSNVPSIIGYLGDDLSNPAPGVDPQSVVADLTTAPNVNANQTNPILFTAGGVAEFELTDPVVALQASGTADAPFLLIHLNTTGVNSVNVAYTLRDIDNSSDNAVQPVALQYRVGTTGDFINVPAAFVADASTGPSLADQVTQVSAVLPTNAANQPQVQVRIITANANSNDELIGIDNINITGTTGAPTNNNGAGVRIRDIQGAAHVSPFNGQSVSNVPGIVTVLRSNGFYLQDPNPDTNDATSEGIFVFTNSAPTVAVGDSVLVSGTVSEFRPGGSGGTNNLSITQIGSPTVSVVSSNNPLPAAIVLGNGGRTIPNQIISNDASGGTVENPATTFDPAQDGIDFYESLEGMRVQINNPIATSPTNVFGTSEEIWVLADNGANATSRTTRGGSLITASDFNPERIQIDDLNNSLVLPTVNVGAQLSTVTGVVSYDFSNYEVLVSTAPTVVQPSTLQREVTNLAANPNQLTVATFNVENLDPNPADGDDDTSKFTALATRIVNNLRSPDIISLEEVQDNNGATNDAVVDATQTYQTLINAIAAAGGPTYQFRQIDPVDDQDGGQPGGNIRVGFLFNPARVSFVDRPGGTSTTNTTVSNVGGRPQISASPGRLDPTNAAFASSRKPLVGEFVFNGQTVYVIANHFNSKGGDQPLLGRFQPPTLTTETQRRQQATIVRDFAQSILAINPNANIMVVGDLNDFEFSEPLNILRSAGLTPLIETLPPGERYTYNFEGNAQTLDHILVSNNLLRRTNGYDVVHINSEFADQESDHDPSVAGFQLVASQSLRGNNRPNRLNGSEGDDTLSGLGGNDVLSSGAGDDLLNGGIGGDTLTGGDGGDRYIYSGRNQRIAFANSLIARPDRILGFNVAQGDKIVLAIDNNLATTNLPRGLFNTGVERTRTLLDAVRSAFTDKDQRRRGNQRLAANEAVLLTWRRGTYLVANDNRAGFVPGRDLVVNVTGIALNAGDARAGVLAVTNYFG, from the coding sequence ATGTCAGCCGAGTATCACAACCTTGCCGCAGGAGCGTTTACTCAAGATTGGAGTAACACAGGCTTAATTACAACGAATGCGGACTGGTCAAATGTTCCCAGCATCATTGGATATCTAGGAGATGATCTCAGTAATCCTGCTCCAGGTGTTGATCCACAAAGCGTTGTCGCTGACTTAACCACTGCGCCAAATGTTAACGCCAATCAAACCAATCCGATTCTTTTTACAGCGGGGGGTGTGGCTGAGTTTGAATTGACTGACCCAGTGGTGGCGTTGCAAGCATCGGGGACTGCCGATGCTCCATTTTTGTTAATTCATCTCAACACAACCGGGGTCAACAGTGTGAATGTGGCGTATACACTACGCGATATTGACAACTCCTCTGACAACGCCGTGCAGCCTGTCGCGTTGCAATATCGAGTTGGCACAACTGGAGATTTTATCAATGTTCCTGCGGCCTTTGTTGCCGATGCCAGTACGGGTCCCAGCTTGGCGGATCAGGTTACACAAGTGAGTGCGGTATTACCTACCAATGCAGCGAATCAGCCTCAGGTGCAAGTGCGAATTATCACGGCAAATGCAAATAGCAACGACGAGTTAATCGGCATTGATAACATCAACATCACTGGCACGACTGGAGCACCTACCAATAACAATGGTGCTGGGGTTCGCATTCGCGATATTCAAGGAGCAGCACACGTCTCACCCTTCAACGGACAAAGCGTGAGCAATGTACCGGGAATTGTCACCGTTTTGCGATCGAATGGGTTTTACCTGCAAGACCCCAACCCGGATACCAATGATGCCACTTCAGAGGGGATTTTTGTCTTTACCAACTCTGCACCAACGGTAGCTGTAGGCGACTCGGTGTTAGTCAGTGGTACGGTTAGCGAGTTTCGTCCCGGTGGTTCTGGAGGGACAAACAACCTGTCAATTACTCAGATTGGCAGTCCTACCGTTTCAGTGGTGTCTTCCAATAACCCTTTACCAGCAGCGATCGTATTAGGCAACGGGGGACGCACTATTCCCAATCAGATCATCAGCAACGATGCATCTGGAGGAACGGTAGAGAACCCCGCAACTACATTTGATCCTGCTCAGGATGGCATCGACTTCTACGAAAGTTTAGAAGGAATGCGGGTTCAGATTAACAACCCGATCGCCACTTCTCCCACCAATGTCTTTGGCACGTCTGAAGAAATTTGGGTACTGGCAGACAACGGAGCTAATGCCACCAGTCGCACGACGCGAGGGGGTAGCCTGATTACCGCCAGCGACTTTAACCCAGAGCGAATTCAAATTGATGATTTGAACAATTCCCTCGTTCTGCCCACAGTCAATGTCGGTGCTCAACTCAGCACGGTGACTGGCGTCGTGAGCTATGACTTCAGCAACTACGAAGTGTTAGTTTCCACAGCTCCAACGGTTGTCCAGCCATCGACCCTGCAACGGGAAGTGACCAACCTGGCTGCTAATCCCAATCAACTCACCGTTGCGACCTTTAATGTCGAAAACTTAGACCCCAATCCGGCAGATGGCGACGATGACACGAGCAAATTTACCGCTCTAGCCACCCGCATTGTAAATAATCTGCGATCGCCCGATATTATCAGCCTGGAGGAAGTGCAGGACAACAACGGGGCAACGAACGATGCGGTAGTAGATGCAACACAGACCTATCAAACGCTGATTAATGCGATCGCCGCTGCGGGGGGTCCCACTTATCAGTTCCGTCAGATTGACCCGGTGGATGATCAGGATGGGGGACAACCGGGGGGCAACATTCGGGTGGGGTTCCTGTTCAATCCGGCACGAGTCAGCTTTGTCGATCGCCCCGGTGGCACTTCAACGACGAATACCACTGTCAGCAATGTTGGTGGCAGACCGCAAATTTCGGCGAGTCCGGGACGGCTTGACCCTACCAATGCTGCCTTTGCTAGCAGTCGCAAACCCCTTGTGGGTGAGTTTGTATTTAACGGGCAAACGGTCTACGTCATCGCCAATCACTTCAACTCTAAGGGAGGCGATCAACCGCTTCTGGGACGCTTTCAACCCCCAACTCTAACCACTGAAACGCAGCGTCGTCAGCAAGCGACAATTGTTCGTGATTTTGCCCAGAGCATTCTGGCAATTAACCCCAATGCCAATATCATGGTGGTCGGCGACCTCAACGACTTTGAGTTTTCTGAACCGCTCAACATTCTGCGAAGTGCCGGACTCACACCCCTGATTGAAACGTTACCTCCCGGTGAACGCTACACCTACAACTTTGAAGGCAACGCTCAAACGCTGGATCACATTCTGGTGAGTAATAATCTTTTGCGTCGGACAAACGGTTATGACGTGGTACACATCAACTCAGAGTTTGCTGATCAAGAGAGTGACCACGACCCCAGTGTGGCTGGATTCCAACTCGTAGCGAGCCAATCCCTTAGAGGCAATAATCGCCCCAATCGATTGAATGGCAGCGAAGGGGACGATACCCTATCCGGATTGGGGGGCAACGATGTGTTATCCAGTGGGGCAGGTGATGATCTGCTAAACGGGGGCATCGGGGGCGACACTCTAACCGGAGGCGACGGGGGCGATCGCTATATCTACTCCGGACGCAATCAGCGCATCGCGTTTGCCAATTCTCTCATCGCCAGACCCGATCGCATTCTTGGGTTTAACGTGGCGCAGGGCGACAAAATTGTCCTCGCTATTGACAACAATTTGGCAACCACCAATTTGCCGAGAGGGTTGTTTAACACTGGGGTGGAGCGGACTCGCACGTTGCTAGATGCAGTTCGGTCTGCCTTTACCGATAAAGATCAACGGCGACGGGGCAACCAGCGGTTAGCCGCTAACGAAGCGGTTCTTCTGACCTGGCGTAGAGGCACGTATTTAGTAGCCAACGATAATCGGGCTGGTTTTGTCCCCGGTCGCGATCTGGTGGTGAACGTCACAGGCATTGCGCTTAACGCAGGTGATGCGAGAGCCGGAGTGTTGGCCGTGACCAATTACTTTGGGTGA
- a CDS encoding PspC domain-containing protein yields the protein MHYLLDLFSILCIGAFLFFAPALAAIAIRRSLSASWHVIFLVLCILYAFAPLLLGATGLQLAEQFNCTVDITIYTCVDAPQYEDWITGLTFAPWGLILTIPSGAFGATGLLVSLNAIQKAERYQLERPPVYFYRNPRRKAIAGICSAIAQSSNFPLLGVRAAAIFSMVWAPMIIPALYVWIWLAFPLRPESTDHGDNHEPTN from the coding sequence ATGCACTACTTGTTAGATCTGTTTTCTATCTTATGCATTGGAGCTTTTTTATTCTTTGCACCTGCCCTGGCTGCGATCGCCATCCGACGATCGCTCTCAGCCTCCTGGCATGTCATCTTTCTAGTGCTTTGCATTCTGTATGCTTTTGCACCTCTCTTACTAGGAGCAACAGGATTGCAACTGGCAGAGCAATTTAATTGCACAGTCGATATCACGATTTATACCTGCGTAGACGCTCCTCAATATGAAGACTGGATCACAGGATTAACCTTTGCCCCCTGGGGACTGATATTAACCATTCCATCCGGTGCTTTTGGTGCAACTGGTTTGTTAGTATCGCTCAACGCAATCCAGAAAGCAGAAAGGTATCAACTCGAAAGACCGCCCGTTTACTTCTATCGCAACCCTCGCCGCAAAGCGATCGCCGGAATTTGTAGTGCGATCGCCCAGAGTAGCAACTTTCCCCTATTGGGAGTACGAGCAGCCGCTATATTTTCAATGGTTTGGGCACCCATGATCATACCAGCACTCTATGTCTGGATATGGTTAGCCTTTCCATTAAGACCAGAATCAACAGATCATGGAGATAACCATGAACCTACAAATTAA
- a CDS encoding metal ABC transporter permease, with protein MSLNAEITRIIELFQLPFMQRAIIGGVLTGLMGGLLGSFTILRQLSFFSDALGHSALLGISLGLLLGLNPSVVLLPFAVLFALGVTYLLERTRLWTDALLNIIYSSSLAISVIVLSFVGRYKGGIDNLLFGDILAVRDADLIFSFVLLLVCIVFVGLTLRTQMLLILHEPLAIARGVSVYAHRTAFIVLLSLVVGISIKAIGVLLVSAFVVIPACAARLLSRTFTSYVLLSTGLGALSAVLGMVVSAAFNLPSGPSIVATQLSIFLIAVALPRLGFVTQG; from the coding sequence ATGTCTTTGAACGCTGAAATTACTCGTATCATCGAACTTTTCCAACTTCCCTTTATGCAACGAGCCATCATTGGCGGAGTGCTGACGGGTTTGATGGGTGGACTGTTGGGCAGTTTTACCATTCTGCGGCAACTGTCGTTTTTTAGTGATGCGTTAGGACACTCCGCCTTGTTAGGAATTAGTCTGGGTTTATTGCTGGGGTTAAACCCGTCGGTGGTGTTGCTGCCATTTGCGGTGTTGTTCGCATTGGGGGTCACGTATCTGTTAGAGAGAACACGACTGTGGACAGATGCTTTACTGAATATTATTTATTCCTCATCGTTGGCGATCTCCGTCATCGTTCTTAGTTTTGTAGGTCGCTACAAAGGTGGAATTGATAACTTACTATTTGGTGATATTTTGGCAGTTCGAGATGCTGATCTGATCTTCAGTTTTGTCCTGTTATTAGTCTGTATTGTGTTCGTTGGACTGACATTACGGACACAAATGTTGTTGATTTTGCATGAGCCGTTGGCGATCGCCCGTGGAGTGTCCGTTTACGCTCATCGCACTGCATTTATTGTGCTGTTGTCACTGGTGGTGGGCATCTCTATCAAGGCGATCGGGGTGTTGCTGGTGAGCGCGTTTGTGGTGATTCCTGCTTGTGCAGCGCGATTACTGAGCCGCACTTTTACGAGTTATGTGTTGCTCTCAACAGGTTTGGGTGCATTGAGTGCTGTGTTAGGCATGGTCGTTTCCGCAGCGTTTAATTTGCCGTCGGGTCCAAGCATTGTGGCAACTCAGTTATCTATCTTTTTAATTGCAGTGGCGTTGCCTCGATTGGGTTTTGTGACACAAGGGTGA
- the gcvT gene encoding glycine cleavage system aminomethyltransferase GcvT: MASPTPTDSNSVQPLKQTPLFDLCVALKARMTAFSGWEMPVQFAGISQEHQAVRQRAGMFDISHMGKFQLQGVDVIQQLQRLVPSNLDRLEAGQAQYTVLLNSQAGIVDDLIVYYQGTTATGEQRVFLIVNAATTEKDKTWLLSHLDTGAIAFEDLSPTKVLIAIQGPTAVKTLQAFVKEDLTAIKRYCHLEGTVLGQPGFLARTGYTGEDGFEVMLDPEVGRELWRSLVDAGVVPCGLGARDTLRLEAAMALYGQDIDETTTPLEAGLGWLVHLDEKGDFIGRSVLEQQKQEGVSRRLVGLQMQGRNIARHDYPVLHTGAIVGVVTSGTLAPTVGQPIALGYVPTDLSKPGQALEVEIRGKTYPATVVKRPFYKSPPVA, encoded by the coding sequence GTGGCAAGCCCAACCCCTACCGATTCAAACTCTGTGCAACCCCTGAAACAGACTCCGTTGTTTGATCTGTGTGTTGCCCTCAAAGCTCGAATGACCGCCTTTTCAGGCTGGGAGATGCCCGTTCAATTTGCTGGCATCAGTCAAGAACATCAAGCGGTACGACAACGAGCCGGGATGTTTGACATTTCTCATATGGGCAAATTTCAACTGCAAGGGGTGGATGTCATTCAGCAATTGCAACGCCTCGTGCCCTCCAACCTCGATCGCCTGGAAGCAGGGCAAGCACAATATACGGTGTTGCTCAATTCGCAAGCGGGTATTGTGGATGACCTGATTGTTTACTACCAAGGCACTACCGCCACAGGTGAACAGCGAGTATTTCTTATCGTCAACGCAGCAACGACTGAAAAAGATAAAACATGGTTGCTGAGCCACCTGGATACTGGGGCGATCGCCTTTGAGGATCTGTCTCCCACCAAAGTTTTGATTGCGATACAGGGACCAACCGCTGTTAAGACGCTGCAAGCGTTTGTTAAAGAAGATTTGACGGCAATCAAACGCTATTGCCATTTAGAGGGAACGGTGTTGGGACAACCTGGATTTCTGGCACGGACAGGCTACACCGGAGAAGATGGCTTTGAGGTGATGCTTGACCCAGAGGTGGGGCGAGAGTTGTGGCGATCGCTCGTAGATGCAGGAGTGGTTCCCTGTGGGCTGGGGGCACGCGATACACTGCGGTTAGAGGCAGCGATGGCGTTGTATGGTCAGGATATTGATGAAACCACCACTCCTTTAGAGGCAGGTTTGGGATGGCTGGTGCATTTGGATGAAAAGGGCGATTTCATTGGGCGATCGGTGCTGGAACAGCAGAAGCAGGAAGGGGTTTCCCGCCGACTCGTGGGGTTACAGATGCAAGGACGCAACATTGCCCGTCATGATTACCCCGTACTTCATACCGGGGCGATCGTTGGAGTGGTCACCAGTGGTACTTTAGCCCCTACGGTTGGACAACCAATCGCGTTAGGTTACGTTCCTACAGACTTATCAAAACCGGGTCAGGCTTTGGAGGTTGAGATCCGGGGTAAAACCTATCCCGCTACGGTCGTTAAGCGACCGTTCTACAAAAGCCCACCCGTAGCGTAA
- a CDS encoding adenylate kinase yields the protein MKKIAVFGNAGGGKSTLSQKLSNMTGLPVYILDKVQYQPGGVAVSREDYKRIHQEILATDQWIIDGFGCMETLWQRLDAADTLVFVDLPIQMHFWLVTKRFITGYVQPPSGWPEKSPIFKSSMNSYRALWLCHKRLTPRYREYVKQAQGTKCVYHLQSTKQIAQFLESVETGKTAIAFPHSSTL from the coding sequence ATGAAAAAAATAGCCGTATTTGGCAATGCTGGAGGGGGTAAATCAACCCTCAGTCAAAAACTGTCAAATATGACTGGTTTGCCAGTTTACATCCTGGATAAGGTTCAATACCAACCGGGTGGTGTGGCAGTCTCACGGGAAGACTACAAGCGCATCCATCAAGAGATTTTAGCCACTGACCAATGGATTATTGATGGGTTTGGTTGCATGGAAACACTCTGGCAACGTCTTGATGCAGCGGATACGCTAGTGTTTGTAGATTTACCTATACAGATGCATTTTTGGTTAGTCACTAAACGATTCATCACAGGTTACGTTCAACCACCCTCAGGTTGGCCTGAAAAAAGCCCGATCTTCAAAAGTTCGATGAATAGTTATCGTGCGCTTTGGCTCTGTCACAAACGGTTGACGCCAAGATATCGGGAATATGTCAAACAAGCACAGGGTACTAAATGTGTTTATCACCTGCAATCAACTAAACAGATTGCCCAGTTTCTTGAATCGGTTGAGACTGGAAAAACAGCGATCGCATTCCCTCACTCCTCCACTCTCTAA
- a CDS encoding CPBP family intramembrane glutamic endopeptidase → MAVLKQFAILFVLGSLGIVLFVMTSIPAIQQQLATLPAEVAAQVPPLWVILMLQGVQNAILLAIAILVGIFCTRPLGLRSHLLERWVSYPPKSTSFATEVKWSLGLGGVTTVVILLVNRLMEPALPPALQAANRGEANWLNTLTAMLYGGITEELLMRWGLMSLLAWAGWKLLQRRATSPGAAIYWGAIALTAVLFGLLHLPFTATIAPITTWVVIRAVLLNGIAGLAFGWLFWQYSLEAAMLAHISFHALIFVLNLLHVQAI, encoded by the coding sequence ATGGCAGTTCTAAAACAATTTGCGATTTTGTTTGTCTTGGGTAGTTTGGGAATCGTTCTGTTTGTGATGACATCTATTCCTGCCATTCAACAGCAGTTGGCTACCCTACCAGCAGAAGTCGCCGCACAAGTACCGCCCCTCTGGGTGATATTAATGCTGCAAGGAGTTCAGAATGCGATTTTGTTGGCGATCGCCATTCTCGTCGGCATTTTCTGCACCCGTCCGCTAGGCTTGCGCTCTCATCTGTTGGAGCGTTGGGTGTCCTATCCACCAAAATCAACGTCTTTTGCGACGGAAGTTAAATGGAGCTTGGGGCTTGGTGGAGTCACAACTGTAGTCATCCTGCTGGTGAATCGGCTAATGGAACCTGCCCTACCTCCAGCATTACAAGCTGCCAATCGAGGTGAGGCAAACTGGCTGAATACACTAACTGCAATGCTGTACGGAGGCATCACCGAAGAGCTATTGATGCGCTGGGGTTTGATGTCGCTGCTGGCGTGGGCAGGCTGGAAGCTGTTGCAACGGAGAGCTACATCACCCGGTGCGGCAATTTATTGGGGGGCGATCGCTCTGACGGCAGTTTTGTTTGGGTTATTGCACTTGCCATTCACGGCCACGATTGCGCCTATTACAACCTGGGTGGTGATCCGTGCCGTTTTGCTCAATGGAATTGCTGGTCTTGCGTTTGGCTGGTTGTTCTGGCAATATTCCCTGGAAGCGGCAATGCTGGCTCATATTAGCTTTCATGCGTTGATCTTTGTTCTCAACCTGTTGCATGTGCAAGCGATTTAA
- a CDS encoding metal ABC transporter solute-binding protein, Zn/Mn family translates to MVHLKTGVHSSSRPVRRLSVLLASAIALGLGSCAADTSTSTSESPQAETSPIETAELQVVTTFLPITQFTKAVAGDRAEVTQLLPTNVGPHDYQATPEDVQRLAQADVLVQNGLEMELFLEDLVDNAGNPDLQMVDSSEGIATIATEDVEGHAHENEDHGHDHANEAEHTDGAEHAEAGHQHGEFNPHVWLDPKRAIEQVENIRDGLIAADPEGEAVYTANAATYIQQLKELDSEITAMLQPYAGKTFVAFHDFAPYFAESYGLDAEFLVDVPDENPSPDDVKRISDEVKESSLKTILTEPQAGEESLAALAEDLNVTVSIFDPMETGDAEAIEPEYYLTVMRQNAQSLIAAFSGSPE, encoded by the coding sequence ATGGTTCATCTCAAAACAGGGGTTCATTCCTCTAGTAGACCAGTTCGTCGGCTATCCGTGCTACTTGCGTCAGCGATCGCCCTGGGTCTAGGCAGTTGTGCTGCGGATACTTCAACCTCGACTTCTGAATCTCCTCAAGCTGAGACATCTCCTATTGAAACGGCTGAATTGCAGGTCGTGACAACATTTTTACCAATCACTCAGTTTACGAAGGCAGTGGCAGGCGATCGCGCCGAGGTGACACAACTGCTACCGACGAATGTGGGACCACACGACTACCAGGCAACCCCAGAAGATGTCCAACGCCTAGCCCAGGCGGATGTGTTGGTGCAGAATGGCTTAGAAATGGAGCTATTTTTAGAAGATCTGGTTGATAACGCAGGAAATCCAGACTTACAAATGGTTGATTCCAGTGAAGGCATTGCAACTATTGCAACGGAAGACGTTGAAGGACACGCCCATGAAAACGAAGACCATGGGCATGATCATGCTAACGAAGCGGAACACACCGACGGAGCGGAACACGCCGAAGCTGGACATCAGCACGGCGAATTTAACCCCCATGTTTGGCTTGACCCCAAACGGGCGATCGAGCAGGTTGAAAACATTCGGGATGGGTTAATTGCCGCTGATCCTGAAGGGGAAGCGGTTTACACTGCCAATGCAGCCACTTACATTCAGCAGTTGAAGGAACTCGACTCAGAAATTACAGCCATGCTGCAACCCTACGCCGGAAAGACTTTTGTTGCATTTCATGATTTTGCTCCCTACTTTGCTGAGAGCTATGGGCTAGACGCAGAATTTTTAGTCGATGTCCCCGATGAAAACCCTTCGCCAGATGATGTCAAACGCATCTCAGATGAAGTGAAGGAATCCAGTCTCAAAACGATTCTGACGGAACCACAAGCTGGAGAAGAGTCACTCGCGGCACTGGCGGAGGACTTAAATGTCACTGTGAGCATCTTTGACCCGATGGAGACGGGTGATGCCGAAGCTATTGAACCGGAATATTATTTAACGGTTATGCGCCAGAATGCTCAGAGTTTGATCGCAGCCTTTAGCGGCTCACCAGAGTAA